TGCCAATAGTCAGTTGCTGTCCGATAAAAATGACATGCGTGATGTTTTCAAAGACCCGTATTTTCTAAATTCTTTAGGCATAAAAGACGGATATTTGGAAAAAGATATCGAAAATGCCATACTGAAAGATATCGAAGAATTTATTTTAGAAATCGGAAAAGGTTTCGCGTTTATCGAACGCCAAAAACGAATGATCATTGACGGCGAAGATTTTTATCTCGATTTACTTTTTTACCACCGGACACTAAAACGATTAGTTGCCATTGAGTTAAAGATTGATAAGTTTCATGCAAGTTTTAAAGGACAAATGGAACTGTATCTGAAATGGCTGAACAAACATGAACGGCAAGAAGGTGAAAACGAACCTGTTGGATTAATTTTATGTGCCGAAACAAGCCGTGAACAGATCGAATTGCTCGAAATGCACAAAGACGGAATTATCGTTGCAGAATATTGGACAGAACTTCCACCTCGCCACAAATTGGAACAAAAACTACAAATCGCATTGCATGAAGCGAGGGAACGAATCGAAAGAAAAAAGTTGATGTAAAGAACAAAAATATTAATAATCAATAATTCAAATTAACATGAAACGTACACTTTTACTTTTCGCAGCAGCGCTTCTATTCAGCCTGCAAAGCTACGCCCAGACAGGAGTAGCCATCAACACCACAGGAAATGACCCCGACACCAGCGCCATGCTGGATGTAAGTTCAACCACAAAGGGACTTTTGATTCCCCGGATGACCGAAGCGCAGCGAACGGCCATTGCCCTTCCTGCCAAAGGATTGCTGGTTTACCAGAACGATGGAACCGAAGGTTTTTACTATTACGATGGTTCGGCATGGACAAACCTTTCGTTGGTGAATTTCAATGAAAGCAATTACACTTACGATTCAAGAGCCGGCGTGAAATTTACACCTAATAATTCTGAAACAAATGTAGATTTTGTTTTACAGCCCAAAGGAACGGGTGCCATCCTCGCCCAGCAGCCTGATGGAACCACCGCAGGCGGCAACAAGAGGGGTAATTTAGCAGTAGATTTGCAGTTGTATAGATTAGATGCCACTCAGGTGGCCAGTGGTATCGGAGCTGCTATTCTTAGTGGTGGCAACAATACTGCCAGCGGTACACTTTCTACAGCAATGGGATATTATAC
The sequence above is a segment of the Bacteroidales bacterium genome. Coding sequences within it:
- a CDS encoding DUF1016 family protein, with the protein product MTNKSAIVSNDEKQLFFELVEIIETRQRQVAINVNSGVVLMFWHVGTRVNAFVLNNQRAEYGKQIVVALSRQLQQKYGNNFEEKNFRRMLQFADKFQDIENVVTLSRYLSWSHFLAIIPITTPEKQQFYAAQAAKQGWGIRELRTQIKNKTFERTEIANSQLLSDKNDMRDVFKDPYFLNSLGIKDGYLEKDIENAILKDIEEFILEIGKGFAFIERQKRMIIDGEDFYLDLLFYHRTLKRLVAIELKIDKFHASFKGQMELYLKWLNKHERQEGENEPVGLILCAETSREQIELLEMHKDGIIVAEYWTELPPRHKLEQKLQIALHEARERIERKKLM